A window from Cryobacterium sp. PAMC25264 encodes these proteins:
- a CDS encoding exonuclease domain-containing protein, producing MQTSIGPTMIAEIPSLCVFDLETTGVNTDEDRIVTCFIGRVMRDGTVNGSYSWLLNPGIPIPDSASAIHGITDEVAQRDGVDPATAIAEMLAVLRRSIAGGRPIVAYNASFDLSMLNAEARRYGLEPIVDFGPVIDPYVIDKAIDRYRKGKRTLVVTAEFYGVLLEGAHDAEADAVATGRVAWALLAKTDETDLHALHTRQVGWALEQAESFQSYLRKSKGDDLIVIDGAWPIRAGADRAPVPAL from the coding sequence GTGCAGACATCAATCGGGCCCACCATGATCGCCGAGATCCCCTCGCTCTGTGTCTTCGACCTGGAGACGACCGGGGTCAACACCGACGAGGATCGCATCGTCACGTGCTTCATCGGCCGGGTCATGCGCGACGGCACCGTGAACGGCTCCTACAGCTGGCTGCTCAACCCCGGTATCCCCATCCCCGATTCAGCCTCAGCCATCCACGGCATCACCGACGAGGTCGCCCAGCGCGACGGGGTCGACCCGGCCACTGCCATCGCCGAGATGCTCGCGGTGCTCCGCCGCAGCATTGCGGGGGGCCGCCCGATCGTGGCCTACAACGCGAGTTTCGACCTGTCCATGCTCAATGCGGAGGCCCGTCGCTACGGGCTCGAACCGATCGTGGACTTCGGGCCGGTCATCGACCCCTACGTCATCGACAAGGCCATCGACCGATACCGCAAGGGCAAGCGCACCCTCGTGGTGACCGCCGAGTTCTACGGGGTGCTGCTCGAGGGCGCGCACGACGCCGAGGCGGATGCTGTGGCCACCGGACGCGTGGCCTGGGCACTGTTGGCCAAGACCGACGAGACCGATCTGCACGCCCTGCACACCCGACAGGTCGGCTGGGCCCTCGAACAGGCCGAGAGCTTCCAGTCGTACCTCCGCAAGTCCAAGGGTGACGACCTCATCGTCATCGACGGTGCCTGGCCGATCCGTGCCGGCGCCGACCGGGCCCCGGTTCCCGCACTCTGA
- a CDS encoding DsbA family protein: MSDSVTFWFDPSCPWAWMTSRWVDEVARLRGFEVSWKVMSLAVLNENNDVSDEYRAFFPRALKYTRLVQAAQELHGQETVKALYDALGTRIHHEENSDAASVIPAALAEVGLPADFARYAESDEFDVQMRASHFDGINRVGQDVGTPVIAVNDVAFFGPVISPAPMGDAALALWDGVVAVAAYDGFFEIKRSRTREPIFAPAVTVAAD; this comes from the coding sequence ATGAGCGACTCTGTGACCTTCTGGTTTGACCCCTCGTGCCCCTGGGCCTGGATGACCTCCCGCTGGGTCGACGAGGTGGCTCGTCTGCGCGGGTTCGAGGTGAGCTGGAAGGTCATGAGCTTGGCCGTGCTCAACGAGAACAATGACGTCAGCGACGAGTACCGCGCCTTCTTCCCCCGGGCACTCAAATACACCCGCCTGGTGCAGGCCGCACAGGAACTGCACGGCCAGGAAACCGTCAAGGCCCTGTACGACGCTCTGGGCACCCGCATCCACCACGAAGAGAATTCGGATGCCGCATCCGTGATCCCCGCGGCCCTCGCCGAGGTGGGACTGCCGGCCGACTTCGCCCGGTACGCCGAGAGCGACGAGTTCGACGTGCAGATGCGCGCGAGCCACTTCGATGGCATCAACCGGGTGGGCCAGGATGTGGGCACCCCGGTGATCGCCGTGAACGACGTGGCCTTCTTCGGCCCGGTCATCTCTCCTGCGCCCATGGGCGATGCTGCCCTCGCCCTCTGGGACGGCGTCGTGGCTGTGGCCGCGTACGACGGCTTCTTCGAGATCAAGCGCAGCCGCACCCGCGAACCGATCTTCGCCCCCGCGGTCACCGTCGCCGCAGACTAG
- a CDS encoding globin gives MTDPRPTEPAGAATSTTQGPVLIPATGPSGVHLRAGENGESLGPSFYREVGGRPFFETLVTEFYRGVAGDPVLKPMYPEEDLGPAAERLTGFLEQYWGGPGTYSEQRGHPRLRQRHQPFKVNPDARDRWLLHMKAAVDSCDLPPLQRATLWDYLERAAHAMVNTFDD, from the coding sequence ATGACTGACCCGCGACCCACCGAACCGGCCGGCGCCGCCACATCCACCACCCAGGGGCCGGTGTTGATCCCGGCGACCGGGCCCTCCGGCGTTCACCTGCGCGCGGGTGAGAACGGTGAATCGCTCGGTCCGTCGTTCTACCGGGAGGTCGGCGGGCGGCCGTTCTTCGAGACGCTCGTCACCGAGTTCTACCGCGGTGTGGCCGGTGACCCGGTGCTCAAGCCCATGTATCCGGAGGAAGACCTCGGCCCGGCCGCCGAGCGCCTCACCGGCTTCCTGGAGCAGTACTGGGGCGGCCCCGGCACCTACAGCGAACAGCGCGGCCACCCCCGGCTCCGGCAGCGGCACCAGCCGTTCAAGGTCAATCCGGATGCCCGGGACCGCTGGCTGCTGCATATGAAGGCCGCCGTCGACTCCTGCGACCTGCCGCCGCTGCAGCGCGCCACACTCTGGGACTACCTCGAGCGCGCGGCGCACGCTATGGTCAACACTTTCGACGACTAA
- a CDS encoding Fpg/Nei family DNA glycosylase, producing the protein MPEGHSVHRITRQFARNFVGRRVSLSSPQGRFAAGAAQLDGHVMTDARAVGKQMFLEFDNGLWLRVHLGMYGAWDFAGDIIMDATILSSNGRMGQTNQRGTELSAGVGPDQSADPVLDSAGENSLHSIGAPRRTRVRMAEQEREIDRVETFPPEPVGQVRVRLLTDTVSADLRGPTACEVLDPAQVDAVMNRLGPDPQLDDTPEAEQRFVDTVRKKPTRIGLLLMDQSVVSGIGNVYRAELLFRARINPHAPGKSLSEESLRALWRDWAHLLAIGVATGQMMTMDDLDGDAYVLAMKNRADRHWVYKREGLPCRVCGTHITLEEMGARKLYYCPSCQA; encoded by the coding sequence GTGCCAGAGGGACATTCGGTCCACCGCATCACCCGTCAGTTCGCGCGTAATTTTGTGGGCCGTCGAGTCTCACTGTCGAGCCCGCAGGGCCGGTTCGCCGCCGGGGCCGCGCAACTCGACGGCCATGTCATGACGGATGCCCGCGCGGTGGGCAAGCAGATGTTCCTGGAGTTCGACAACGGCCTGTGGCTACGCGTGCACCTGGGCATGTACGGCGCCTGGGACTTCGCGGGCGACATCATCATGGACGCCACCATCTTGTCGAGCAACGGTCGGATGGGGCAGACCAACCAGCGCGGCACCGAACTGAGCGCCGGGGTGGGCCCGGACCAGAGCGCCGACCCGGTACTGGACTCCGCCGGCGAGAACTCGCTGCACAGCATCGGCGCGCCGCGACGAACCCGCGTGCGCATGGCCGAGCAGGAACGTGAGATCGACCGGGTCGAGACCTTCCCGCCCGAACCGGTCGGGCAGGTGCGGGTGCGACTGCTCACCGACACCGTGTCGGCGGACCTGCGCGGGCCCACCGCGTGCGAGGTGCTCGACCCGGCCCAGGTGGACGCGGTGATGAACCGGCTCGGCCCCGACCCCCAGCTGGACGACACGCCAGAGGCCGAACAGCGGTTCGTCGACACCGTGCGCAAGAAGCCCACCCGGATCGGCCTCCTCCTGATGGACCAGTCCGTCGTCAGCGGCATCGGGAACGTCTACCGGGCCGAGCTGTTGTTCCGGGCCCGGATCAACCCGCACGCGCCGGGCAAGTCGCTCAGCGAGGAGAGCCTGCGCGCCCTCTGGCGGGACTGGGCGCACCTCTTGGCCATCGGCGTGGCCACCGGCCAGATGATGACCATGGACGACCTCGACGGTGACGCCTATGTGCTCGCGATGAAGAACCGGGCCGACCGGCACTGGGTCTACAAGCGCGAGGGCCTGCCCTGCCGGGTCTGCGGCACCCACATCACCCTCGAGGAGATGGGCGCTCGCAAGCTCTACTACTGTCCGTCCTGCCAGGCCTGA
- a CDS encoding ERAP1-like C-terminal domain-containing protein, translating to MVWGSVWDATRDAETSPRDFVRLVLGNIATETESTTLRTVLGQVSLAAQYYVAPEHQDATVTAVGDALWTLAQGAEAGSDAQFQFVKFFASVAETPAQLAAIAGLRTGSFALPGLTIDTDLSWELLAALVAGGEAGETEIAAALAADNTATGAQSAANARAAIPTLDAKQAAWSSLIDVDTAPNTIVRVTAAGFLRAHDTSLLEPFVAQYFDVLQTVWAERSYSIAEKLITGLYPSPLSNQALVDATRAWLDANPEPAALRRLVVENLAGVERSLRVQARDKE from the coding sequence CTGGTCTGGGGTTCGGTCTGGGACGCGACCCGCGACGCGGAAACCTCGCCGCGCGACTTCGTGCGTCTGGTGCTGGGCAACATCGCCACCGAAACAGAGTCGACGACGCTGCGCACCGTGCTCGGCCAGGTGTCGCTCGCCGCACAGTACTACGTGGCCCCCGAGCACCAGGACGCCACCGTCACCGCCGTCGGCGACGCTCTCTGGACCCTGGCCCAGGGCGCGGAAGCCGGCAGCGACGCGCAGTTCCAGTTCGTCAAGTTCTTCGCCTCCGTCGCCGAGACGCCGGCCCAGCTGGCCGCGATCGCGGGCCTCCGCACGGGTTCCTTCGCCCTGCCCGGCCTGACCATCGACACTGACCTGAGCTGGGAGCTGCTCGCCGCCCTGGTGGCCGGCGGAGAAGCCGGGGAGACCGAGATCGCCGCCGCCCTGGCCGCGGACAACACCGCCACCGGCGCCCAGTCGGCCGCGAATGCCCGTGCCGCGATCCCCACTCTGGACGCGAAGCAGGCGGCCTGGTCGTCGCTCATCGACGTGGACACCGCACCGAACACCATCGTGCGGGTCACCGCCGCCGGGTTCCTGCGCGCCCACGACACGAGCCTGCTCGAGCCGTTCGTCGCCCAGTACTTCGACGTCCTGCAGACGGTCTGGGCCGAGCGGAGCTACTCCATCGCCGAGAAGCTCATCACGGGCCTCTACCCGTCGCCGCTGTCGAACCAGGCACTGGTGGATGCAACCCGCGCCTGGCTCGACGCCAACCCTGAGCCGGCCGCCCTTCGCCGTCTCGTGGTGGAGAACCTCGCCGGAGTGGAGCGTTCCCTGCGCGTTCAGGCGCGCGACAAGGAGTAA
- a CDS encoding MFS transporter, which translates to MSNSIDGADRAVKKIKKPLLRRRLKVSDVNVVDRPVLKKALGGTIVGNTMEWYDVGVFGYLITTMGPVFLPEADPTVQTLFLLGTFAATFIARPLGGVFFGWLGDKVGRQKVLAMTLMIMAASTFVVGILPGYAQLGIWAAVLLVLTKLVQGFSTGGEYAGATTFVSEHAPDKKRGFLASFLDMGSYLGFAIGAALVSILQVTLGQAAMEEWGWRLPFLIAGPLGLIAIYFRMKIEESPAFQASLDAQEAALKDPNTAEDDSIPKGPVAIFKNYWRGIVLAMILVAAANTVGYALTSYMPTYLTTTMGYDPVHGTLLTIPILVIMACCIPLTGRLSDKIGRRPVLWMGSISAVVLSIPAFLLIGAGSIWTTLLGLALIAMPVTFYVANLASALPALFPTASRYGAMGIAYNFAVAIFGGTAPFIIDALIVGTGNDMMPAYYLMATSFIGGISIFWLKESANRPLPGSMPSVESAEEAQELVDGQFENPLLDHDEMPFDATFEPPTSSMDLSALKTAEPDAEPAKV; encoded by the coding sequence ATGTCAAACTCTATTGATGGCGCTGATCGCGCCGTGAAGAAGATCAAGAAGCCGCTGCTTCGTCGGCGATTGAAAGTGTCCGACGTCAACGTCGTCGACCGTCCCGTTCTGAAGAAGGCCCTGGGCGGCACCATCGTCGGAAACACCATGGAATGGTACGACGTCGGTGTCTTCGGCTACCTCATCACGACCATGGGCCCGGTCTTCCTTCCAGAGGCCGACCCGACCGTGCAGACCCTGTTCCTGCTCGGCACCTTCGCTGCCACGTTCATCGCCCGCCCGCTCGGCGGCGTGTTCTTCGGTTGGCTCGGCGACAAGGTCGGCCGTCAGAAGGTGCTCGCCATGACCCTGATGATCATGGCCGCCTCCACTTTCGTGGTCGGTATCCTGCCCGGCTACGCGCAACTCGGCATCTGGGCCGCAGTGCTGCTGGTGTTGACCAAGCTTGTGCAGGGCTTCTCCACCGGTGGTGAGTACGCCGGTGCCACCACCTTCGTCAGCGAGCACGCCCCGGACAAGAAGCGCGGCTTCCTCGCCAGCTTCCTGGACATGGGCAGTTACCTCGGTTTCGCCATCGGTGCGGCACTGGTGTCGATCCTGCAGGTCACCCTCGGCCAGGCCGCAATGGAGGAGTGGGGCTGGCGTCTGCCGTTCCTCATCGCCGGCCCGCTGGGCCTCATCGCGATCTACTTCCGAATGAAGATCGAGGAATCTCCTGCGTTCCAGGCCAGCCTGGACGCGCAGGAAGCAGCCCTGAAGGACCCGAACACCGCCGAGGATGACAGCATCCCCAAGGGTCCGGTCGCCATCTTCAAGAACTACTGGCGCGGCATCGTGCTCGCGATGATCCTCGTGGCCGCTGCGAACACCGTCGGTTACGCCCTCACCTCGTACATGCCCACCTACCTCACCACCACCATGGGGTACGACCCCGTGCATGGAACCCTGCTGACCATCCCGATCCTCGTCATCATGGCGTGCTGCATCCCGCTCACCGGTCGCCTCTCCGACAAGATCGGCCGCCGCCCGGTGCTGTGGATGGGCTCGATCAGCGCCGTGGTGCTGTCGATCCCCGCGTTCCTGCTCATCGGCGCCGGCTCGATCTGGACGACACTCCTGGGTCTGGCCCTGATCGCCATGCCCGTGACGTTCTACGTCGCCAACCTCGCCTCGGCACTGCCGGCCCTGTTCCCCACGGCGAGCCGCTATGGCGCAATGGGTATCGCCTACAACTTCGCGGTCGCGATTTTCGGAGGCACGGCGCCGTTCATCATCGACGCGCTCATCGTGGGCACCGGCAACGACATGATGCCGGCGTACTACCTGATGGCAACCTCGTTCATCGGAGGAATCAGCATCTTCTGGCTCAAGGAATCCGCGAACCGCCCGCTGCCCGGCTCCATGCCGAGCGTGGAATCGGCTGAAGAGGCCCAGGAACTCGTTGACGGCCAGTTCGAGAATCCGCTGCTCGACCACGACGAGATGCCCTTCGATGCCACGTTCGAGCCGCCGACATCGTCGATGGACCTGAGCGCGCTCAAGACCGCAGAGCCCGACGCAGAGCCGGCCAAGGTCTAA
- a CDS encoding SDR family NAD(P)-dependent oxidoreductase, whose translation MTTEQHPQSAPADPAAPAVAAASASETGPGQAAASPVPAIDPQDLEVALRVLASLSTIDPDDPDFVIVRQATAKMFKSVKTVRRHEKRQLIADADREVIAATATGAPTRIDDETIGAQLRLGTDRPSAGELLVPRACYICKQKYTLVDAFYHQLCPSCALMSHSKRDARTDLTGKRALLTGGRAKIGMYIALRLLRDGAHTTITTRFPRDAVRRFSAMPDSQDWLHRLRVVGIDLRDPAQVIGLADSVAAQGPLDILINNAAQTVRRSPGSYSPLVEAESSPLPDGDLPEIVSFGHTNDAHPTALAASVASHPILAAAATGGALTADDLTALALAPGSSSLARLAAGTAIDAGGLVPDLHEENSWTANVEDVDPLEMLEVQLCNTTAPFLLVSRLRASMAASAARRTYIVNVSAMEGVFGRGYKGPGHPHTNMAKAALNMLTRTSAKEMLSDGILMTSVDTGWITDERPHPTKIRLAEEGFHAPLDLVDGAARVYDPIVRGEAGEDIHGVFLKDYKPGTW comes from the coding sequence ATGACCACCGAGCAACACCCGCAGAGCGCACCCGCTGATCCCGCCGCACCAGCCGTGGCCGCCGCATCCGCTTCTGAGACCGGACCAGGCCAGGCCGCCGCATCCCCCGTCCCGGCCATCGACCCGCAGGACCTCGAGGTGGCGCTGCGCGTGCTCGCGTCGCTTTCGACCATCGACCCGGATGACCCCGACTTCGTCATCGTGCGCCAGGCCACCGCCAAGATGTTCAAGTCGGTGAAGACCGTGCGCCGGCACGAGAAGCGCCAGCTGATCGCCGACGCCGACCGCGAGGTAATCGCAGCGACCGCCACGGGCGCCCCCACCCGGATTGACGACGAGACCATTGGCGCTCAACTGCGCCTGGGCACCGACCGCCCCAGTGCCGGCGAGCTGCTGGTGCCGCGGGCCTGTTACATCTGTAAGCAGAAATACACCCTCGTCGACGCGTTCTACCACCAGCTCTGCCCGAGCTGCGCCCTTATGAGCCACAGCAAACGCGACGCACGCACCGACCTCACCGGCAAGCGGGCGCTTCTCACCGGCGGCCGCGCCAAGATCGGCATGTACATCGCACTGCGGTTGCTGCGCGACGGGGCGCACACCACCATCACGACCCGGTTCCCCCGCGACGCCGTGCGCCGGTTCAGCGCCATGCCGGACTCCCAGGACTGGCTGCACCGCCTGCGCGTGGTGGGGATCGACCTCCGCGACCCGGCCCAGGTGATCGGCCTGGCCGACTCCGTGGCCGCGCAGGGTCCGCTGGATATCCTGATCAACAACGCCGCCCAGACCGTGCGCCGCTCCCCCGGCTCCTACTCCCCGCTGGTGGAGGCCGAGTCGTCCCCGCTGCCCGACGGCGACCTGCCCGAGATCGTCTCGTTCGGGCACACCAACGACGCCCACCCCACCGCCCTTGCCGCCTCCGTGGCCAGCCACCCGATCCTCGCCGCTGCCGCGACCGGCGGGGCACTCACCGCCGACGACCTCACGGCGCTGGCCCTGGCCCCCGGCTCCTCCTCGCTGGCCCGGCTCGCCGCCGGCACCGCGATCGACGCCGGCGGACTGGTGCCCGACCTGCACGAGGAGAACAGCTGGACGGCCAACGTCGAAGACGTGGACCCGCTTGAGATGCTCGAGGTGCAGCTGTGCAACACGACGGCACCGTTCCTGTTGGTGAGCCGTCTGCGCGCCTCGATGGCGGCATCCGCTGCCCGTCGCACCTACATCGTCAACGTGTCGGCCATGGAGGGCGTCTTCGGGCGCGGTTACAAGGGCCCCGGTCACCCGCACACCAACATGGCCAAGGCCGCGCTGAACATGCTCACCCGCACGAGCGCCAAGGAGATGCTCTCCGACGGCATCCTGATGACGAGCGTCGACACCGGGTGGATCACCGACGAGCGCCCGCATCCCACCAAGATCCGCCTGGCCGAGGAGGGCTTCCATGCCCCGCTCGACCTGGTCGACGGCGCAGCCCGCGTCTACGACCCCATCGTGCGCGGCGAAGCCGGTGAAGACATCCACGGTGTCTTCCTCAAGGACTACAAGCCCGGTACCTGGTAG
- a CDS encoding mechanosensitive ion channel family protein, which produces MTWDSFWTTTNTILEEWKIIRIAFIVLFAFLARWVMLVAIRRVVTQIVSGVKRTQNVEDTQSLNVSPVAAVRTVQRTRTLGSVLTNIVNVLVAVIAILLIVTVIDENILTSFALLTAALGAGLGFGAQNIVKDVLNGLFMVMEDQLGVGDVVDLGPATGVVEAVGIRITQVRDVNGTLWFVRNGEILRVGNMSHGWARVIIDLAVPYKTDVDAVQSEMLRVAVEMATSSKWRSRVIEKPEIWGLESISDEAIVIRIVIKTRTTAKDDVARELRLRLKKALDAMGVQLPSLSSIVLTGFEGAASVQGARPPRTTPLPVIAPPAKKAPRKTRAQKAAEALGAANAKVPAPAPAPERPAAPRATKTPGASTGQPSAAGDTSTQSPAAPGAAGRPTRMPSIARNQAPRAPRTVHLPIQDGSPAFSDAPTDPTAELHTAPDPAPTTKPAAKQAKPRTRPIDKPDQARPDQPTARDGDTDD; this is translated from the coding sequence ATGACATGGGACTCATTCTGGACAACAACCAACACGATCCTCGAAGAATGGAAGATCATCAGGATTGCTTTCATCGTCCTGTTCGCATTCCTCGCACGCTGGGTGATGCTTGTCGCCATCCGTCGGGTGGTGACGCAGATTGTTTCCGGAGTCAAGCGGACTCAGAACGTCGAAGACACTCAGTCACTCAACGTCTCTCCTGTCGCTGCAGTGCGCACGGTGCAGCGGACACGGACCCTCGGTTCCGTCCTCACCAACATCGTCAACGTACTGGTCGCGGTGATCGCCATTCTGCTCATCGTGACCGTGATCGATGAGAACATCCTCACCTCCTTTGCACTTCTCACAGCGGCTCTCGGCGCCGGCCTCGGTTTCGGCGCCCAGAACATCGTCAAGGACGTGCTCAACGGCCTCTTCATGGTGATGGAAGACCAGCTCGGAGTGGGCGACGTCGTCGACCTCGGCCCCGCCACCGGGGTCGTGGAAGCCGTCGGCATCCGCATCACGCAGGTGCGCGACGTCAACGGCACCCTCTGGTTCGTGCGCAACGGCGAGATCCTGCGGGTCGGCAACATGTCGCACGGCTGGGCGCGGGTGATCATCGACCTCGCCGTGCCGTACAAGACGGACGTCGATGCCGTGCAGTCAGAGATGCTCCGCGTGGCCGTGGAGATGGCAACCAGCTCGAAGTGGCGCTCCCGCGTGATCGAGAAGCCCGAGATCTGGGGGCTCGAGTCCATCTCGGATGAGGCCATCGTCATCCGGATCGTGATCAAGACCCGGACCACGGCCAAGGACGATGTCGCCCGCGAGCTACGACTCCGGCTCAAGAAAGCGCTCGACGCCATGGGTGTGCAGCTGCCGTCGCTCTCCAGCATCGTCCTCACGGGCTTCGAGGGGGCCGCGAGTGTGCAGGGCGCCCGCCCGCCGCGCACCACCCCGCTGCCGGTTATCGCCCCGCCGGCGAAGAAGGCTCCCCGCAAGACCCGGGCTCAGAAGGCTGCCGAGGCCCTCGGGGCAGCGAACGCGAAGGTTCCGGCCCCGGCCCCGGCCCCGGAACGCCCGGCCGCTCCGCGCGCGACGAAGACACCCGGAGCGTCGACTGGCCAGCCCTCGGCCGCCGGCGACACGAGCACGCAGTCCCCGGCCGCTCCGGGCGCGGCCGGCCGTCCCACCCGCATGCCGTCCATCGCCCGCAATCAGGCACCGCGGGCACCCCGCACCGTGCACCTGCCGATTCAGGATGGCTCCCCCGCGTTCTCGGACGCCCCCACCGACCCGACCGCCGAACTGCACACCGCACCGGATCCCGCCCCGACCACGAAGCCGGCCGCCAAGCAGGCCAAACCCCGCACCCGGCCGATCGACAAGCCCGACCAGGCGCGCCCCGACCAGCCCACAGCACGCGATGGAGACACCGATGACTGA
- a CDS encoding ribose-5-phosphate isomerase: MRIHIATDHAGLDFSTHLLSHLGDAGHEVIDHGPTRYDPLDDYPAFCISAAAAVVADQAAGVEALGVVFGGSGNGEQIAANKVRGARAALVWNQATATLAREHNNANVIAIGARQHPIDDVILFIDTFVATPFPGEERHQRRIDQLAEYELTGRIAGTVLDR; the protein is encoded by the coding sequence ATGCGCATCCATATCGCCACCGACCATGCCGGACTCGACTTCAGCACGCACCTGCTCAGCCACCTGGGCGACGCCGGCCACGAGGTCATCGACCACGGACCGACGAGGTACGACCCGCTCGACGACTACCCGGCGTTCTGCATCAGCGCCGCCGCTGCCGTGGTCGCCGACCAGGCCGCTGGCGTCGAGGCCCTCGGTGTGGTGTTCGGCGGGTCAGGCAATGGCGAGCAGATCGCGGCGAACAAGGTGCGCGGTGCGCGGGCCGCTCTGGTCTGGAACCAGGCGACGGCCACCCTCGCCCGCGAGCACAACAACGCCAACGTGATCGCGATCGGCGCCCGCCAGCACCCCATCGACGATGTCATCTTGTTCATCGACACCTTCGTGGCCACGCCGTTCCCCGGCGAGGAGCGCCACCAGCGCCGCATCGACCAGTTGGCCGAGTACGAGCTCACCGGCCGCATCGCCGGTACCGTGCTCGACCGCTGA
- a CDS encoding FMN-binding negative transcriptional regulator: MRSNPSFALDHVDEVRRLIQEHPWVTLVSHTDAGELVASHYPVILDPAAADEEIVLLSHVGRPDEQLHELGAHELLVIVQGPHGYISPGWYDARPAVPTWNFVTAHLHGTPEILSDAENLGVLAALVDHFEDSMPEPRRMNGTVENADYAARIVSGTVGFRLRVTRFTAKEKMSQNKPAETLERIITELDGDGPFASPALADRMRRARDRATAEQRSPEQRSPEQRASEARSAE, translated from the coding sequence GTGAGATCCAATCCCAGCTTCGCCCTCGACCACGTCGACGAGGTGCGGCGCCTGATCCAGGAGCACCCGTGGGTCACCCTCGTCAGCCACACCGACGCCGGCGAACTCGTGGCCTCGCACTATCCGGTCATCCTCGACCCGGCGGCGGCCGACGAAGAGATCGTGCTGCTCAGCCATGTGGGCCGTCCCGACGAGCAGCTGCACGAACTCGGCGCACATGAGCTGCTCGTGATCGTGCAGGGACCGCACGGCTATATCTCCCCGGGCTGGTACGACGCCCGCCCGGCCGTGCCCACCTGGAATTTCGTCACCGCGCACCTGCACGGCACCCCGGAGATCCTCTCGGACGCCGAGAACCTCGGTGTGCTTGCCGCCCTGGTCGACCATTTCGAAGACAGCATGCCCGAGCCGCGCCGCATGAACGGCACCGTCGAGAACGCTGACTACGCCGCGCGCATCGTCTCCGGCACGGTCGGGTTCCGCCTGCGGGTCACCCGGTTCACGGCCAAGGAGAAGATGAGCCAGAACAAGCCGGCCGAGACACTCGAGCGCATCATCACCGAACTCGACGGCGACGGCCCGTTCGCCAGCCCGGCCCTGGCCGACCGGATGCGCCGCGCCCGCGACCGCGCGACGGCCGAGCAGCGTTCACCGGAGCAGCGTTCACCGGAGCAGCGCGCATCCGAGGCCCGGTCCGCCGAATGA